Genomic window (Alligator mississippiensis isolate rAllMis1 chromosome 7, rAllMis1, whole genome shotgun sequence):
TCAGGACTATACTCTTGCCAAGTATCTTCAAAATGTATCATCCAAAAAGTTCTAGAGCAACACATTTATCTCTAATTGAAAGGATGTCCCCATGACTTTGTATCTGTATTTATGtataaaagaaaaatgcaaagtaaCATGATTCACTAATAACACAGATGAAACCCTAGTCATTTCATACGTGACAATGAACAAATAGTAGGCCCAATCAACCCTGTATGTAAAAATCAATGAAGTACATAATACAAGATTTTCAATATGCTGGGGTCAGTGACTGGTACTTCCATTTACTCTTCTCAGCTTTGTCCAAAatttgagatttaaaaaagagTCCATTATTAATTCTTTAGTACATGAATTTATACCCTTGTTAAATGGGGGTTGGTAATAGATatcctttctgaaaaaaaaatctgattaaactgcacttattttttttacaaattaacctagagtcattttttttttaagggatgaACCTTTCAGTAGCTTTTAGATATAAACTGGACGAAAAAAATCTCATGAAAGAGTTCATTTAGAATGAATATTCCTAGTTATTCCAATTATTAATCTAAGATTTGAAATTCAGAAAGAAACAATTCTCCCTATAAATTCTGTCAGTAAATCAGATGTATGGGACAGTATTTCCACTAGTGTCTGCAAGATTTGATCTAAATCCTGATAAACAAACTGCAACACTTCTGAAATACCAAATGAAGTAGCATCACTTACAACAACTGACAATAAAGGTTTGCTAAACGAAACCATAATTATTACTACTATAGATATTAGCATCACTACCAGAGGGTTTACAGACTGCAGGAATTCCTTAGATTGTCCTCTTTCCTTCTCATTGTTTTTCTTGCATACCTTTCCttttgaagcaagttttatttttggAGTGAGGATCTTGTTAATCTGACCAATTTCAGTTTTGCACCATACATCCTTCAACAGCTGTCCCACTCGTGGATAAATCTCAAAAGGCTTGGTATCTGGTAGTTGCTTTTGTTTCAACGCTTTTACACGTTGGCGCACATTATCAATTTTCTCAAGAAAAACAAGTGGAGATGACTCTTCTTTAATAGATGTGTTCAGTGACATTAAATCAAGCTGTTCTTCTCTTATTCCTTTCATCTTTTCAATGAGCGGTTCATATTCTTCAATAATACAAGTATTAACTTCATCCAAAGCGGCTAGCAAAGCTTGCTTTTTATGTTCCAATGTCTCGTTAAGTTTCTTAAAATATTGCACTACAGCTTTCTTATCATCTTGAACTATATTTTCACACCGAGATTTTTGTTCTTCTAACTTTTCAATTAGCAAACACACATCACTCCAATGTTTATCAGTCAATTGTTCAAGGAGTTTCCCAGGAGTCTCTATTTCTTTCATATAGGCACTCTGAAGGTCATCTATGGGATGACCATGATGTTTACCTATTGTAAGACAATGGCCACACACTAATTTTCTATCTAAAAGACAATAAACATTTAATGGCTGTCTATAATGTTCACTACATGTAGCAACATCTGGATGGTCTTCTTGCTGATACTTTTCAATGATAGCCTTCAATGCAAAGTTGATAGGTAACGATTCAGTACCAGATGGAGGAATTTCAACAATACTTCTACAACTTGGACACTTCAGTGGAAGCCTCAGTGGTCTCCATATGGAAAAGTTACTTGACAGCTGAAGAACACTTTCTAGGCAATTTCTACAAAACGTGTGGGAGCATGGTAGCACACGTGGGTCTTCAAATATACTATAGCAAATGGAACATGTTAATTCCTCCTCAAAATTATGCATTTCctataacagaaaaaaatacaatttagTCAATTTATAGAATTTAACTATATATGCAatcaactgatttttttaaactagttaattagctgtaaaagaaaaaaaagagtgctGACAGCTAGAGAACACTTTCCAGGCAATTTGTACACAGTGTATGGGACCATGGTAGCTTACACAGGTTTTCTAATATACTACAGAAACTGTGGGCTGCATTT
Coding sequences:
- the TRIM59 gene encoding tripartite motif-containing protein 59; translated protein: MHNFEEELTCSICYSIFEDPRVLPCSHTFCRNCLESVLQLSSNFSIWRPLRLPLKCPSCRSIVEIPPSGTESLPINFALKAIIEKYQQEDHPDVATCSEHYRQPLNVYCLLDRKLVCGHCLTIGKHHGHPIDDLQSAYMKEIETPGKLLEQLTDKHWSDVCLLIEKLEEQKSRCENIVQDDKKAVVQYFKKLNETLEHKKQALLAALDEVNTCIIEEYEPLIEKMKGIREEQLDLMSLNTSIKEESSPLVFLEKIDNVRQRVKALKQKQLPDTKPFEIYPRVGQLLKDVWCKTEIGQINKILTPKIKLASKGKVCKKNNEKERGQSKEFLQSVNPLVVMLISIVVIIMVSFSKPLLSVVVSDATSFGISEVLQFVYQDLDQILQTLVEILSHTSDLLTEFIGRIVSF